From one Flavobacteriales bacterium genomic stretch:
- a CDS encoding histidine phosphatase family protein, whose translation MRTLYLCRHAKSSWADPGQSDHERPLNERGLRDAPAMARFFKQRNEPVQLIVSSDANRAQTTARFFAKELGLSGDQFRLDPNLYHASDRSIAGVVANLPDDADRVMLFGHNPGFTEVVEYFASEGPANMPTCGLVRI comes from the coding sequence ATGCGCACCCTCTACCTCTGCCGCCACGCCAAGAGCTCATGGGCCGATCCGGGCCAGAGCGATCATGAGCGTCCGTTGAACGAACGTGGCCTGCGCGATGCGCCGGCAATGGCGCGTTTCTTCAAGCAGCGCAACGAGCCGGTGCAGTTGATCGTGAGCAGCGATGCCAATCGTGCGCAGACCACCGCGCGCTTCTTCGCGAAGGAACTCGGACTAAGCGGTGATCAATTCCGGCTCGATCCGAACTTGTATCACGCCAGCGATCGCAGCATTGCGGGTGTAGTGGCCAACTTGCCCGACGATGCCGATCGCGTCATGCTCTTCGGGCACAACCCCGGCTTCACGGAAGTGGTGGAATACTTCGCGAGCGAAGGACCGGCCAACATGCCCACCTGTGGTTTGGTGCGCATCGA
- a CDS encoding NUDIX domain-containing protein produces MRRKYAVWVGGKPVEISTAAPDEAVREHWLLVNAGRDAEVERAVGALGHAEVKGLLLFSASGFDAWRSFSSMHAPVVAAGGAVQDESGRLLVIHRRGHWDLPKGKLDKGESSEEAAVREVQEECGLKQLRILSPLPSTWHTYTEKGRPWLKRTDWFRMQGSSLEPLIAQHEEDIDQARWATRQELPAIIAGSYASLRVVFDAWLTASRSAS; encoded by the coding sequence ATGCGGCGAAAGTATGCGGTGTGGGTAGGAGGGAAGCCGGTGGAGATATCCACAGCGGCGCCTGACGAGGCCGTGCGCGAGCATTGGCTGCTGGTGAATGCCGGCCGCGATGCCGAGGTGGAGCGCGCGGTCGGCGCCTTGGGCCATGCCGAAGTGAAGGGACTGCTGCTCTTCAGCGCCAGCGGCTTCGATGCGTGGCGCTCGTTCAGCAGCATGCATGCGCCGGTGGTGGCGGCCGGCGGTGCGGTGCAGGATGAAAGCGGCCGCTTGCTCGTGATCCATCGGCGCGGGCACTGGGACCTTCCCAAAGGCAAGCTCGACAAAGGCGAGAGCAGCGAAGAAGCCGCCGTGCGCGAAGTGCAGGAGGAGTGCGGGCTGAAGCAGCTGCGCATCCTATCGCCCTTGCCCAGCACCTGGCACACCTACACCGAGAAGGGCCGCCCCTGGCTGAAGCGCACGGATTGGTTCCGCATGCAGGGCTCCTCGCTCGAGCCGCTCATCGCGCAGCACGAAGAGGACATCGACCAGGCGCGCTGGGCCACGCGCCAAGAGCTGCCGGCGATCATCGCAGGCAGCTACGCCTCTTTGCGCGTGGTCTTCGATGCGTGGCTGACCGCCAGCCGGAGTGCTTCATGA
- a CDS encoding orotate phosphoribosyltransferase, translating into MASPLDPSLKVAQFLLQIKAVKLSPKKPFTWASGWKSPIYCDNRKILSYPAVRTYIRQQFVHVINSEFGRPDMIAGVATGGIAHGALVAHDLGLPFIYVRSGAKDHGMKNQVEGDLTVGRSVVVVEDLVSTGKSSLNAVDALREAGCEVKGMVSIFTYGFDEATKAFAKAKVPLHSLTNYSVLVDQALQDEYITEKDLLPLNEWRKDPAGWGVVKA; encoded by the coding sequence ATGGCATCACCGTTGGATCCGTCGCTGAAGGTGGCACAATTCCTTCTCCAGATCAAGGCCGTCAAACTTAGCCCCAAGAAGCCCTTCACCTGGGCCAGCGGCTGGAAGAGCCCGATCTACTGCGACAACCGCAAGATCCTCTCCTACCCGGCGGTGCGCACCTACATCCGCCAGCAATTCGTGCATGTGATCAACAGCGAGTTCGGCCGGCCCGACATGATCGCGGGCGTGGCCACCGGCGGCATCGCGCACGGCGCATTGGTGGCGCATGACCTCGGCCTGCCCTTCATCTACGTGCGCAGCGGCGCCAAGGACCACGGCATGAAGAATCAGGTGGAAGGCGACCTGACCGTGGGCCGCAGCGTGGTGGTGGTGGAAGACCTGGTGAGCACCGGCAAGAGCAGCCTCAACGCGGTGGACGCCCTGCGCGAGGCCGGCTGCGAAGTGAAGGGCATGGTGAGCATCTTCACCTACGGCTTCGATGAGGCCACGAAGGCCTTCGCGAAGGCCAAGGTGCCCTTGCACTCGCTCACCAACTACAGCGTGCTGGTTGACCAAGCCCTGCAAGACGAGTACATCACCGAGAAGGACCTGCTGCCGTTGAATGAGTGGAGGAAGGATCCGGCGGGGTGGGGCGTGGTGAAGGCGTGA
- a CDS encoding SRPBCC family protein yields MTTIESKKVTIAKPAAELHAFLQDMNNFQQLLPTSRISDWQSDGKSCSFKVQGAATIGLALDGGEAPSLVKMKATERSPFPFTLDVHLNEANGTTTLHQVFNADLNPFIKMMVEKPLGNLFDHIVERMKEVHG; encoded by the coding sequence ATGACAACTATCGAAAGCAAGAAAGTCACCATCGCGAAACCGGCAGCCGAGCTGCACGCCTTCCTGCAGGACATGAACAACTTCCAGCAGCTGCTGCCCACCAGCCGCATCAGCGATTGGCAAAGCGATGGCAAGAGCTGCTCCTTCAAGGTGCAGGGCGCCGCCACCATCGGCCTCGCGCTCGACGGCGGCGAAGCCCCCTCACTGGTGAAGATGAAGGCCACCGAGCGCAGCCCCTTCCCCTTCACGCTCGACGTGCACCTGAACGAAGCCAACGGCACCACCACGCTCCACCAGGTCTTCAACGCGGACCTCAATCCCTTCATCAAGATGATGGTGGAGAAGCCGCTCGGCAACCTCTTCGATCACATCGTGGAGAGGATGAAGGAGGTGCATGGGTAG
- a CDS encoding fibronectin type III domain-containing protein, translated as MSTTAEPFNWQLIGATSKSRFNADSLEPGTFYFFAVSALGTAGESSKSEPCRAMAA; from the coding sequence ATGAGCACCACGGCCGAGCCCTTCAACTGGCAGCTCATCGGCGCCACCAGCAAGAGCCGCTTCAATGCGGACAGCCTGGAGCCGGGCACCTTCTACTTCTTCGCCGTGAGCGCCCTGGGCACCGCTGGCGAGAGCAGCAAGAGCGAGCCCTGCCGCGCCATGGCCGCGTAA